From Erigeron canadensis isolate Cc75 chromosome 8, C_canadensis_v1, whole genome shotgun sequence, one genomic window encodes:
- the LOC122578547 gene encoding N-alpha-acetyltransferase MAK3 has translation MDGGNERDDDEIEYVSYGGEHHLPLIMRLVDEELSEPYSIFTYRYFVYLWPNLSFLAFHKGKCIGTVVSKMGEHRNTFRGYIAMLVVLKPYRHKGIATELVTRSIKVMMESGCEEVTLEAEVTNKGALALYGRLGFIRAKRLFRYYLNGVDAFRLKLLFPRPELPPSHLNVHSQSHLVVPPVLENYGANETQKDWSLN, from the exons ATGGATGGTGGCAATGAAAGGGACGACGATGAGATAGAATACGTTAGTTACGGCGGTGAACATCATTTACCGCTGATTATGCGGCTTGTTGATGAAGAACTTAGTGAACCTTATTCCATCTTTACCTATCGTTACTTTGTTTATCTCTGGCCCAATCTCTCCTTCCTT GCATTTCATAAGGGGAAATGTATAGGAACTGTTGTATCGAAAATGGGAGAGCATCGGAATACGTTTAGAGGTTACATTGCTATGCTTGTCGTGCTTAAACCTTACCGTCACAAAGGCATTG CTACAGAACTTGTGACTAGATCCATTAAAGTGATGATGGAATCGGGTTGTGAAGAG gTAACGTTGGAAGCGGAAGTTACAAATAAGGGGGCCCTTGCATTATATGGCCGTCTTGGTTTTATAAGAGCAAAAAGGCTTTTTAGATACTACTTGAACGGTGTTGATGCTTTTAGATTGAAGCTGCTATTTCCTCGTCCAGAATTACCACCCTCTCACCTCAATGTTCATTCCCAGTCCCACTTGGTGGTGCCGCCAGTTCTTGAGAATTATGGAGCAAATGAAACACAAAAAGATTGGTCCTTAAATTAG
- the LOC122579355 gene encoding RING finger protein 10, with protein MSILPSQNLGSTSSSPSHINSQNPSINHGSTELDSPPPHHQSHSFQSLRISSDHPVNNFTESAAAAPEVSGGSSKKVKDENKLNGKKMPFQKNVSGQSSVGFSQPIGSSGGHRGSRINQGGGPTSVGRKAQGGNANHLLNFHYDPITRPQSRPTPAKRLPKRKPYNKDLFLQANYKFVLLDSGNHAPEMMDPDKMLQWQDIICLKYFTPHAATCPICLEELLCPQMTSCGHIFCFSCILRYFLIGEDDHKRECWKKCPLCFMMISSKDLYTIYIENVKQHCVGDVIEFMLLTRDKDSLTLSAKQKEMVDEQEEVYDSFSKFTFTGDVELSVRKAMSDLDSWLARAESGLVDDLERLPYVCAAMEQLEERKKYWKEHRDVDGINSRKVKSIHGGSPPSLNFGSFMSEELPTGVNDESFLEAGSEMVNINESSFTQTADMDEADEGHIETLSSSYDDSKGIQFPSDGSTDKKIKGSYDFYQAADGQHLILHPLNMKCLLHHYGSYDRLPQRVSGKILQLDSITQSEAMRRRYRYLSHFSLTTTFQLCEIDLTGVLPPSSLSPFEDELKSREKQRKRVARKEQQEKVKAEAAAANYGPVAFDSQASYDYAPAFSLDDFEALGSSSVTSSSPPSAVERPLFSNVARLGFAAAHDSPTLRVEEPQMSSGSSPAVPSGGMPSFANIISRAKPVEPKATTEIGKKGKKANKVLLSTSGGRRY; from the exons AATCAGCTGCTGCAGCACCGGAAGTTTCTGGTGGATCTTCCAAAAAG GTGAAAGATGAAAATAAACTAAATGGAAAGAAGATGCCTTTTCAGAAAAATGTTTCTGGCCAATCCAGTGTTGGATTTTCTCAACCCATAGGCTCATCGGGTGGTCATCGGGGATCCCGAATCAATCAAGGGGGCGGTCCAACATCAGTGGGACGGAAAGCACAGGGAGGTAATGCTAATCATTTACTGAATTTTCATTATGATCCCATTACTCGTCCACAATCAAGGCCTACTCCTGCAAAAAGATTGCCGAAGAGAAAGCCTTATAACAAAGATTTGTTTCTTCAAGCAAATTATAAGTTTGTGTTGTTGGATTCTGGCAACCATGCTCCTGAGATGATGGATCCGGATAAGATGTTGCAATGGCAGGATATCATATGCTTGAAGTATTTCACCCCTCATGCAGCAACTTGTCCAATATGTTTGGAGGAACTTTTGTGTCCACAGATGACGTCATGTGGTCATATCTTTTGTTTCTCGTGTATATTGAGATACTTTTTGATTGGTGAAGATGATCATAAACGTGAATGCTGGAAAAAGTGTCCTCTATGTTTCATGATGATATCATCAAAAGACTTGTATACCATTTACATTGAGAATGTCAAGCAGCATTGCGTTGGTGATGTCATCGAATTTATGCTTTTGACACGTGATAAAGATTCATTAACTTTAAGTGCAAAACAGAAAGAAATGGTCGATGAACAGGAGGAAGTCTATGACTCCTTTTCAAAGTTCACTTTTACGGGAGATGTTGAGCTATCAGTTAGGAAAGCAATGTCAGATTTAGATAGTTGGCTTGCTAGAGCAGAGTCGGGGCTTGTTGATGACCTGGAAAGACTTCCATATGTCTGTGCGGCAATGGAACAACTAGAAGAAAGGAAGAAATATTGGAAGGAACATAGGGATGTCGATGGGATCAACTCTCGTAAAGTTAAATCTATACATGGAGGTTCTCCACCAAGTTTAAATTTTGGTTCTTTTATGTCTGAAGAACTTCCAACTGGTGTCAATGATGAATCGTTTCTCGAGGCTGGATCAGAGATGGTTAACATTAATGAATCTTCATTTACTCAAACTGCTGACATGGACGAAGCAGATGAAGGCCATATTGAAACTTTGTCTTCTTCCTATGATGATAGCAAGGGCATACAGTTCCCATCTGATGGTTCCACAGATAAGAAGATCAAGGGATCATATGATTTTTATCAG GCAGCTGATGGTCAGCACCTCATACTCCATCCACTGAATATGAAGTGCCTTCTACACCATTATGGAAGCTACGATAGGCTTCCTCAAAG GGTCAGTGGTAAGATTTTGCAGCTGGATTCTATTACACAATCTGAAGCCATGAGAAGGCGGTATCGCTACCTGAGCCATTTTTCTTTGACAACAACATTTCAG CTTTGTGAAATCGATCTCACTGGAGTGTTGCCTCCTAGTTCCCTTTCTCCTTTTGAGGATGAGCTGAAAAGTAGGGAAAAGCAGCGGAAAAGGGTTGCCAGAAAG GAACAACAGGAGAAAGTCAAGGCAGAAGCCGCCGCTGCAAATTATGGGCCTGTAGCGTTTGATAGTCAAGCTTCTTATGATTATGCTCCTGCTTTCTCCTTGGATGATTTTGAAG CTTTAGGAAGCTCTTCCGTAACATCGTCTAGCCCTCCATCAGCTGTGGAAAGGCCACTATTTTCAAATGTTGCCAGGCTTGGTTTTGCTGCAGCTCATGATTCTCCTACACTAAGAGTAGAGGAACCCCAAATGTCAAGTGGTTCTTCACCTG CCGTACCATCAGGAGGCATGCCATCTTTCGCAAATATTATATCGAGAGCAAAACCTGTTGAACCTAAGGCAACCACTGAGAttggaaagaaaggaaagaaagCTAATAAAGTCCTCTTATCAACCTCGGGTGGTCGTCGCTATTAG